The following are encoded together in the Xanthomonas sacchari genome:
- a CDS encoding YihY family inner membrane protein, producing the protein MQPLDTVNLWADRLRDRARMRSFAGFLWRRFIDDRLFQAAASLAYTTIFALVPLAVVVFGVLSAFPVFDKWSDQLSDYIFSNFVPAAARSVESYLRQFSASAGQLTTAGVIALVVSLLITLNSVEQTFNQIWRVVSARPQLTRFLVYWTVLTLGALLAAASLAVSARFFALPLFKTSEGRLLAQVVLSVAPVLIEFVCITLVYRVVPHHTVKLRHAVPGALLAVLLLELVKWGLSLYLGSFQSYQRIYGTVAFVPIFLLWIYLSWIAILLGASVSSSIAAFRYQPASMRLPAGYEIYGLLRLLGRFAQARKQGSGLQEDQILQLEPMLTDSLMQQLLCELERIRLLRRTEQGDWLLARDLSDLPVAELYENCQLRIPVVETYLPCRDDALGQAACRALDELRLPLRDVLKRRVGDLYTEIGDLA; encoded by the coding sequence ATGCAGCCGCTGGACACCGTCAATCTCTGGGCCGATCGCCTGCGCGACCGCGCGCGCATGCGCAGCTTCGCCGGTTTCCTGTGGCGGCGCTTCATCGACGACCGGCTGTTCCAGGCCGCGGCCTCGCTGGCCTACACCACCATCTTCGCGTTGGTGCCGCTGGCGGTGGTGGTGTTCGGAGTGCTGTCGGCGTTCCCGGTGTTCGACAAGTGGAGCGACCAGCTCAGCGACTACATCTTCTCCAACTTCGTGCCGGCGGCGGCGCGTTCGGTGGAGTCCTACCTGCGGCAGTTCTCGGCCAGCGCCGGGCAACTGACCACTGCCGGCGTGATCGCGCTGGTGGTCTCGCTGCTGATCACCCTCAACAGCGTCGAGCAGACCTTCAACCAGATCTGGCGGGTGGTGTCGGCGCGGCCGCAGCTGACCCGCTTCCTGGTGTACTGGACCGTGCTGACCCTCGGCGCGCTGCTGGCCGCGGCGTCGCTGGCGGTGTCGGCGCGGTTCTTCGCGCTGCCGCTGTTCAAGACCAGCGAGGGCCGGCTGCTGGCGCAGGTGGTGCTGAGCGTGGCGCCGGTGCTGATCGAGTTCGTCTGCATCACCCTGGTGTACCGGGTGGTGCCGCACCACACGGTCAAGCTGCGCCACGCGGTGCCCGGCGCGCTGCTGGCGGTGCTATTGCTGGAGCTGGTGAAGTGGGGCCTGAGCCTGTACCTGGGCAGCTTCCAGTCGTACCAGCGCATCTACGGCACGGTCGCGTTCGTGCCGATCTTCCTGCTGTGGATCTACCTGAGCTGGATCGCGATCCTGCTCGGCGCCTCGGTGTCCTCCTCGATCGCCGCCTTCCGCTACCAGCCGGCCTCGATGCGCCTGCCGGCCGGCTACGAGATCTATGGCCTGCTGCGCCTGCTCGGGCGTTTCGCGCAGGCGCGCAAGCAGGGCAGCGGACTGCAGGAGGACCAGATCCTGCAACTGGAGCCGATGCTGACCGACTCGCTGATGCAGCAACTGCTGTGCGAACTGGAGCGCATCCGCCTGCTCCGCCGCACCGAGCAGGGCGACTGGCTGCTGGCCCGCGACCTGAGCGACCTGCCGGTGGCCGAGCTGTACGAGAATTGCCAGCTGCGCATCCCTGTCGTCGAGACCTACCTGCCGTGCCGCGACGACGCCCTGGGCCAGGCGGCGTGCCGCGCGCTGGACGAACTGCGACTGCCGTTGCGCGACGTGCTCAAGCGTCGCGTCGGCGACCTCTACACCGAGATCGGAGACCTTGCATGA
- the wrbA gene encoding NAD(P)H:quinone oxidoreductase gives MAEILVLYYSRGGSVARLARQIARGVGEVPGMAARLRTVPPVAAVTQTSAPPVPDSGAPYVDASDLRECVGLALGSPTRFGNMAAPVKHFIDGLGADWASGTLAGKPAAVFTSTASLHGGQEATLLSMHLPLLHHGCLIVGIPYTEPLLSSTRSGGTPYGASHVAGADDDPQPSEEEAQLARALGRRLAEIAQRLAGP, from the coding sequence ATGGCCGAGATTCTGGTCCTGTACTACAGCCGCGGCGGCTCGGTGGCGCGCCTGGCGCGGCAGATCGCGCGCGGCGTCGGCGAGGTGCCGGGCATGGCCGCGCGCCTGCGCACGGTGCCGCCGGTGGCCGCGGTCACCCAGACCAGCGCACCGCCGGTGCCCGACAGCGGCGCGCCGTACGTGGACGCCAGCGACCTGCGCGAGTGCGTGGGCTTGGCGCTGGGCAGCCCGACCCGCTTCGGCAACATGGCCGCGCCGGTCAAGCACTTCATCGACGGCCTCGGCGCCGACTGGGCCAGCGGTACCCTCGCCGGCAAGCCGGCGGCGGTGTTCACCTCGACCGCGTCGCTGCACGGCGGCCAGGAAGCCACCCTGCTGTCGATGCACCTGCCGCTGCTGCACCACGGCTGCCTGATCGTCGGCATTCCCTACACCGAACCGCTGCTCAGCAGCACCCGCAGCGGCGGCACGCCGTACGGCGCCAGCCACGTCGCCGGCGCCGACGACGATCCGCAGCCCAGCGAGGAAGAAGCGCAGCTGGCGCGTGCGCTCGGCCGGCGCCTGGCCGAGATCGCGCAGCGACTGGCGGGGCCATGA
- a CDS encoding DUF2069 domain-containing protein, whose amino-acid sequence MSGGRLRVALGTTLLALAALFAAWFHDDRHRLAALLVFALPPLLLAVGVLRGAALARFWSGVGALLWFSHGVMTAWSHAPQRGYGWAELLLALLVVGLSSAPGIRARFARRRGAAGRD is encoded by the coding sequence ATGAGCGGCGGGCGCCTGCGGGTGGCGCTGGGGACGACGCTGCTGGCGCTGGCGGCGCTGTTCGCGGCCTGGTTCCACGACGATCGCCACCGCCTGGCCGCCCTGCTGGTGTTCGCGCTGCCGCCGCTGCTGTTGGCAGTGGGCGTGCTGCGCGGCGCGGCGCTGGCGCGCTTCTGGAGCGGCGTCGGCGCGCTGCTGTGGTTCAGCCACGGGGTGATGACCGCCTGGAGCCACGCACCGCAGCGCGGCTACGGCTGGGCCGAACTGCTGCTGGCACTGCTGGTGGTGGGCCTGTCCAGCGCACCGGGCATCCGCGCACGCTTCGCCCGCCGCCGCGGCGCGGCCGGGCGCGACTGA